From the genome of Streptomyces sp. NBC_00659, one region includes:
- a CDS encoding GOLPH3/VPS74 family protein, whose translation MGKSRRTIPEELLLLALDPTTGTTAQPQSLDLGLAGAQLVELALAGRIAPDGDRIAVVVPRPTGDPTLDCALELLRRRGAPVRAVNWIGGPRLGLRQTYLSHLERCGMVHAVAGQMCGVLPTTRYQATDTDISREIRTRLDNAIRTGVPPDPRTAALAALAHAVGLGKHLYPGNEGRSSRSRLRDLIRHDPMGGLVAHAVMDVQSGVAAQPRRNPAPAGRPATAGVRSAPESARGVPMQPRHGSMARAVAH comes from the coding sequence ATGGGCAAGAGCCGCAGAACAATTCCGGAAGAGCTTCTGCTGCTGGCGTTGGACCCGACCACGGGTACCACCGCGCAGCCGCAGTCGCTCGACCTCGGTCTGGCCGGAGCGCAGCTAGTGGAGCTGGCGCTGGCCGGACGGATAGCCCCAGACGGGGATCGTATCGCCGTGGTGGTGCCACGGCCGACCGGAGATCCAACACTGGACTGTGCGTTGGAACTCCTTCGGCGGCGCGGGGCACCCGTACGCGCGGTCAACTGGATCGGCGGACCCCGCCTGGGGCTCCGCCAGACCTACCTCTCGCATCTGGAGAGGTGCGGCATGGTCCATGCCGTGGCCGGCCAGATGTGCGGGGTGCTTCCGACGACTCGCTACCAAGCGACGGACACGGATATCAGCCGGGAGATCCGAACCCGGCTGGACAACGCGATCCGCACCGGCGTACCGCCGGACCCGCGGACCGCGGCGCTCGCCGCGCTGGCCCACGCGGTCGGTCTCGGCAAGCACCTGTATCCGGGGAACGAGGGACGTTCGTCCCGCTCCCGGCTGCGGGACCTGATCAGGCACGACCCCATGGGCGGCCTCGTGGCGCACGCCGTGATGGACGTTCAGAGCGGTGTGGCGGCACAGCCGCGCCGCAACCCGGCACCGGCAGGCCGCCCGGCCACCGCCGGCGTCAGGTCCGCACCGGAATCCGCACGCGGTGTTCCGATGCAACCGCGCCACGGTTCGATGGCGCGCGCCGTGGCGCACTGA
- a CDS encoding helix-turn-helix domain-containing protein translates to MASSVNPTVRRRRLGQELRRLRELKGMTAEEVAERLLVSQSKISRLENGRRSISQRDVRDLCGVYEVEDHRIVDSLMQMAKDSRQQGWWHSFGDIPYSVYIGLETDAASLRVYDPQVVPGLLQTRQYAEALIAGALPETAPVDIDKRVQVRMKRQERISAPDNPLRLWTVLDESALRRAVGNRSLMREQLEYLVEQSQLPHVTVQVIPFDMGAHPGLNGQYAILEFPDAADSSVVYIEGVTSDLYLEKANDVQKYSVMYEHLRAQALNVEQSRQFIADIAKEYAR, encoded by the coding sequence GTGGCGTCAAGTGTCAATCCCACCGTCCGGCGGCGCCGGCTGGGCCAGGAGCTTCGGCGGCTCCGCGAACTCAAGGGCATGACGGCCGAAGAGGTCGCCGAGCGCCTGCTGGTGTCACAGTCGAAGATCAGCCGGCTGGAGAACGGCCGGCGCAGTATCAGCCAGCGCGACGTACGCGATCTGTGCGGGGTCTACGAGGTCGAGGACCACCGGATCGTCGACTCGCTGATGCAGATGGCCAAGGACTCGCGCCAGCAGGGCTGGTGGCATTCCTTCGGCGACATCCCGTACAGCGTCTACATCGGTCTGGAGACCGACGCCGCGAGCCTGCGCGTGTACGACCCCCAGGTCGTCCCGGGCCTGTTGCAGACCCGGCAGTACGCCGAGGCGCTGATCGCGGGGGCGCTGCCGGAGACCGCGCCCGTCGACATCGACAAGCGCGTCCAGGTGCGGATGAAACGGCAGGAACGAATCTCCGCCCCCGACAACCCGCTGCGCCTGTGGACCGTCCTCGACGAGTCCGCCCTGCGCCGCGCCGTCGGCAACCGCTCGCTGATGCGCGAGCAGCTCGAATACCTCGTCGAGCAGTCCCAGCTTCCGCACGTCACCGTGCAGGTGATCCCCTTCGACATGGGCGCGCACCCGGGCCTCAACGGCCAGTACGCGATCCTGGAGTTCCCCGACGCCGCCGACTCCAGCGTCGTCTACATCGAGGGCGTGACCAGCGACCTGTACCTGGAGAAGGCGAACGACGTCCAGAAGTACAGCGTGATGTACGAACACCTGCGGGCCCAGGCCCTGAACGTGGAGCAGTCCCGCCAGTTCATCGCGGACATCGCGAAGGAGTACGCGCGCTGA
- a CDS encoding DUF397 domain-containing protein, which translates to MAIQQGALDTWTKSSYSTGNGACVEVKSPVLSAMAVRDSKVPAGPTLAFPADAWNAFVTEVSRGASSLV; encoded by the coding sequence ATGGCAATTCAGCAGGGCGCCCTCGACACCTGGACCAAGTCTTCCTACTCCACCGGCAACGGCGCCTGCGTCGAGGTCAAGTCCCCTGTCCTCTCGGCGATGGCCGTCCGGGACTCCAAGGTTCCCGCCGGCCCCACGCTCGCCTTTCCCGCGGATGCCTGGAACGCCTTCGTCACCGAGGTGAGCCGCGGAGCGTCCAGCCTCGTCTGA
- a CDS encoding SDR family oxidoreductase produces the protein MSLLAGKTVVVSGVGAGLGHQVAAAVVRDGGNAVLGARTEANLAKAAAELDPDGTHTAFRATDITDEGQCDALAALAAERFGRIDAVVHVAAWDSYFGGLEDADFATWQSVIDVNLLGTLRMTRACLPALKERGGSVVIVGTQSSVAAPSQVRQAAYAASKGALTSAMYSLARELGPHRIRVNTVLPGWMWGPPVEAYVQFTAYTEQVPEADVLKRLTERMALPELATDGDVADAAVFLASDRARAITGQSLLVNAGELMR, from the coding sequence ATGTCACTGCTCGCGGGCAAGACGGTCGTCGTGTCGGGGGTCGGTGCCGGACTCGGTCATCAGGTCGCGGCGGCCGTGGTGCGCGACGGCGGCAACGCCGTCCTCGGGGCGCGCACGGAGGCGAATCTCGCCAAGGCGGCGGCCGAACTGGACCCGGACGGCACGCACACGGCGTTCCGCGCGACGGACATCACCGACGAGGGGCAGTGCGACGCGCTCGCGGCGCTCGCGGCCGAACGCTTCGGGCGGATCGACGCGGTGGTCCATGTCGCCGCCTGGGACAGCTACTTCGGCGGCCTGGAGGACGCCGACTTCGCGACCTGGCAGTCGGTCATCGATGTGAACCTGCTCGGCACGCTGCGGATGACCCGCGCCTGCCTCCCCGCGCTGAAGGAGCGCGGCGGCTCCGTCGTCATCGTCGGGACGCAGTCGTCGGTCGCCGCCCCGAGCCAGGTGCGACAGGCGGCGTACGCGGCCTCGAAGGGCGCGCTGACGAGCGCGATGTACTCCCTGGCGCGGGAGCTCGGCCCGCACCGAATACGGGTCAACACCGTGCTGCCCGGCTGGATGTGGGGCCCTCCGGTCGAGGCGTACGTGCAGTTCACGGCGTACACCGAGCAGGTGCCCGAGGCGGACGTCCTGAAGCGGCTCACCGAGCGGATGGCCCTGCCCGAGCTGGCCACGGACGGGGACGTCGCCGACGCCGCGGTGTTCCTGGCGTCCGACCGGGCGCGGGCGATCACGGGCCAGTCCCTGCTCGTGAACGCGGGCGAACTCATGCGGTAG
- a CDS encoding sodium:solute symporter family protein produces the protein MNGLDWAVLVAYFGVMTAIGVWSHKRVDDVSDFFTAGGKMPWWLSGISHHMSGYSAVMFTGYAGIAYTYGITSYVTWALPIAIGVAIGAKAFAPRLNRLRSRLHVASPLEYLKDRYNVPTQQALAWSGILLKIVDVGAKWAAIATLLSVFTGVTLTQGIIITGGITAVYCTIGGLWADALTELGQFIIQLMAGLAMLVIALNKISDQGGLSKALDSPKLHGHADGFAGPYLTVFFIAYLFIKLFEYNGGMWNQAQRYMATGSAKQATRSAFLSAGLWFVWPVILFIPMWLSPLLVTAQKPDGSDAYGLMADQLLPHGLLGLVVVGFFSHTMAMCSSDANAIAAVFTRDVAPVLSKAARTWDTRAGLIAGRVTTVAFLGFSMAVATQVNSPTFKDIITVVIKWVAGLMGPIAIPFILGLLRPFRKSGPTAALTSWACGLLAFFFVNYNLDFSQRTDVKLEYQVSVPMAISLVLYILIGFLKPEDTPERDALIEIINTDDDGSAAAAIPAPAGAPDGVVGTPVKD, from the coding sequence ATGAACGGTCTCGACTGGGCCGTCCTGGTCGCGTACTTCGGCGTGATGACCGCGATCGGTGTCTGGTCCCACAAGCGTGTGGACGATGTCAGCGACTTCTTCACCGCGGGCGGCAAGATGCCGTGGTGGCTGTCCGGCATCTCGCACCACATGTCGGGCTACAGCGCGGTGATGTTCACCGGCTACGCCGGCATCGCGTACACCTACGGCATCACCTCGTACGTCACCTGGGCGCTGCCCATCGCCATCGGCGTGGCCATCGGCGCCAAGGCCTTCGCGCCCCGGCTCAACCGGCTGCGCTCACGACTGCACGTCGCCTCACCGCTCGAATACCTCAAGGACCGCTACAACGTGCCGACGCAGCAGGCGCTGGCCTGGTCCGGCATCCTGCTGAAGATCGTGGACGTCGGCGCGAAGTGGGCGGCCATCGCCACCCTGCTCAGCGTCTTCACCGGCGTCACCCTCACCCAGGGCATCATCATCACCGGCGGCATCACGGCCGTGTACTGCACGATCGGCGGGCTGTGGGCCGACGCGCTGACCGAACTCGGCCAGTTCATCATCCAGTTGATGGCCGGTCTGGCGATGCTGGTCATCGCGCTGAACAAGATCTCCGACCAGGGCGGTCTCTCCAAGGCGCTGGACTCACCGAAGCTGCACGGTCACGCGGACGGCTTCGCGGGCCCGTACCTGACGGTGTTCTTCATCGCGTACCTGTTCATCAAGCTGTTCGAGTACAACGGCGGCATGTGGAACCAGGCCCAGCGCTACATGGCCACGGGCAGCGCCAAGCAGGCCACGCGCTCCGCGTTCCTGTCCGCCGGGCTCTGGTTCGTCTGGCCGGTCATCCTGTTCATCCCCATGTGGCTCTCGCCGCTGCTCGTCACGGCGCAGAAGCCGGACGGCTCGGACGCGTACGGCCTGATGGCCGACCAGCTGCTGCCGCACGGGCTGCTGGGCCTGGTCGTGGTCGGGTTCTTCTCGCACACGATGGCCATGTGCTCCTCGGACGCGAACGCCATCGCGGCCGTGTTCACCCGGGACGTGGCGCCGGTGCTCTCCAAGGCCGCGCGCACCTGGGACACCCGTGCCGGGCTCATCGCGGGCCGGGTCACCACCGTCGCCTTCCTCGGCTTCTCCATGGCGGTGGCCACCCAGGTCAACTCCCCCACGTTCAAGGACATCATCACCGTCGTCATCAAGTGGGTGGCGGGGCTCATGGGACCGATCGCGATCCCGTTCATCCTGGGTCTGCTGCGGCCGTTCCGTAAGTCCGGCCCGACGGCGGCGCTGACCAGCTGGGCCTGCGGTCTGCTCGCCTTCTTCTTCGTCAACTACAACCTGGACTTCTCCCAGCGCACGGACGTGAAGCTGGAGTACCAGGTCTCCGTACCGATGGCGATCTCGCTCGTCCTGTACATCCTCATCGGCTTCCTGAAGCCCGAGGACACCCCGGAGCGGGACGCCCTCATCGAGATCATCAACACGGACGACGACGGCTCGGCCGCCGCCGCGATCCCGGCACCGGCGGGTGCGCCGGACGGGGTGGTGGGCACGCCCGTGAAGGACTAG
- a CDS encoding ADP-ribosylglycohydrolase family protein, translated as MGATAVWGRGEQQDFRSRVRGTLLGTAVGDALGAPVDVLSLERIRETHGAEGLVGPAPAYGRRGAVTHLTQLALFGVDGLIRAQVRRDTGAWHPPSDVHRAYRRWAATQSDWGPDERRKDDGWLAREEWLYARRDPAAACLLGLADDIMGTLDAPKNPGEQGAGAAGRSAPFGLLVGWEPQLVMQLAVECSAQTHGHPSAYLTAGAYAVIVHALARGENPDAAVQQALALLATRPGHQPVAAALQHALGAVRQGMPSPERVQELAVSGISEGPLAAAVYCVLVGEDVRHGLCLSVNHGGPSAVTGALAGGLLGALHGETALPPAWLAELEGRPTVLVLADDFAMEMTQGPALHGPAGSSPGWLARYPRA; from the coding sequence GTGGGTGCGACAGCCGTCTGGGGCCGCGGGGAGCAGCAGGACTTCCGGAGCCGGGTCCGCGGGACGCTTCTGGGCACGGCCGTCGGCGACGCGCTGGGCGCCCCGGTCGACGTGCTCTCGCTGGAGAGGATCCGGGAGACCCACGGGGCGGAGGGCCTCGTCGGACCGGCCCCCGCGTACGGGCGGCGCGGCGCCGTCACCCACCTCACCCAGCTCGCCCTGTTCGGCGTCGACGGGCTCATCCGCGCCCAGGTGCGCCGCGACACCGGCGCCTGGCATCCGCCCTCCGACGTGCACCGCGCCTACCGACGCTGGGCGGCCACCCAGAGCGACTGGGGGCCCGACGAACGCCGCAAGGACGACGGCTGGCTGGCCCGCGAGGAGTGGCTCTACGCCCGCCGCGACCCCGCCGCGGCCTGTCTGCTCGGCCTCGCCGACGACATCATGGGGACGCTGGACGCCCCCAAGAACCCCGGCGAGCAGGGTGCCGGGGCCGCCGGCCGTTCCGCGCCGTTCGGGCTGCTCGTCGGCTGGGAGCCGCAGCTCGTGATGCAGCTCGCCGTCGAGTGCTCCGCGCAGACGCACGGCCACCCCTCGGCGTACCTGACGGCGGGGGCGTACGCCGTGATCGTGCACGCGCTCGCCCGCGGCGAGAACCCCGACGCGGCCGTGCAGCAGGCCCTCGCGCTGCTCGCGACCCGGCCCGGGCACCAGCCGGTCGCCGCCGCGCTCCAGCACGCGCTGGGCGCCGTACGCCAGGGCATGCCCTCTCCCGAGCGGGTCCAGGAGCTCGCCGTGAGCGGTATCTCCGAGGGGCCGCTCGCCGCCGCGGTGTACTGCGTGCTGGTCGGTGAGGACGTCCGGCACGGTCTGTGCCTCTCGGTGAACCACGGCGGGCCCTCCGCCGTCACCGGCGCCCTCGCGGGAGGTCTGCTGGGCGCCCTGCACGGCGAGACGGCCCTCCCGCCGGCCTGGCTGGCCGAACTGGAGGGCCGTCCCACGGTGCTGGTCCTCGCGGACGACTTCGCGATGGAGATGACCCAGGGGCCCGCGCTGCACGGGCCCGCCGGATCGTCCCCGGGCTGGCTCGCCCGCTACCCCCGCGCCTGA
- a CDS encoding tetratricopeptide repeat protein — translation MVRARPSMQELIEGRRRHGFVGRGAERAAFRANFDLPPEDERHRFLFHVHGNAGVGKTFLVREMEQLARERGALTAYVDESVGSLPEAMAVLSRRFAAQGHRFKELDRLLAAYHERRHEAEAALLAPHEPERPGPSAGSLTVARVGLVGLGMVPGVGAFAGVLDPAQLAQGADRLRAGLGARLRNEEDERLVLSPHAVLTPVLVRELTEAASAVPWIVLFFDTYERTGPFLDAWLHAVMATREHGLLPATVVVVTAGQRPFDTSRWGGFTDFVTDLPLGPFTETETRGLLADKGVVAEPVVEEVLRLTGGLPLLVSTLAEQRPADPDDIGDPSATAVERFLKWEPDPVRRAVALACALPRSLDLDVFRAAVECPDEDADALFGWLRGLPFVDGRGDRVRYHGLVREPMLRLQRRHSPRGWTERHERLAEVFGHWCDEAGTGLPDPDELWKHEPWRRLRLEASYHRLCARPRAALGDALSDMVEACRTGQVTGRNWARTIEEAGDAAGDPALRELGRGLTEALADDEDGVAAAMDLLLARSALHGTGRALAHGVRARELRNAGEYERALAEYERAVEIDPDEARVHYGRGFTHQLRGDFTAALAAFDRADELRPGTGWIIAERAETHRLAGRFEEAVADFDRAVALDPTDVDSLASRAVCRHALDQCEAARADFDRALGMDGTHVWALVRRARLHRDTDAWDKAFADLDRAARLEPDSAWVASERGDTYRLSGRFEEAVAELGRAVGLKADYASPLAGRGVSHHELGDSARALADLDRAVALEPDYSWALVMRARVRWGLEDLSGATEDLRRALAASPDADWIEVELGNALRIGKRHQEAITVFRHVLDRDPGNASALGCLGATYRDLKDYEEALTWLDRALADGPDYAFAYEKRAEVLLATGRTERALADWERLIALGADGDKARCRIVETLIHCGRRDEATARLSEAGLEPGPDDPLDLDLDYVRVEVLRHTGEWARARHLAERLRAEEPLPGTFQLAMTEARSRGRTAAEPWWRELERLLDTDAPDELTRRSGRCIIGWALGDRADADRGLAEVLAMEPEWDDLAELADILTELLAGPGADPSRLTPRLTAVTAARDAIRARYTD, via the coding sequence ATGGTGCGGGCACGGCCGTCGATGCAGGAGCTGATCGAGGGGCGGAGGCGGCACGGGTTCGTCGGGCGCGGGGCCGAACGGGCCGCGTTCCGCGCCAACTTCGACCTGCCTCCCGAGGACGAGCGGCACCGGTTCCTGTTCCACGTGCACGGCAACGCGGGCGTCGGCAAGACGTTCCTGGTCCGCGAGATGGAACAACTGGCGCGTGAGCGCGGCGCGCTGACGGCCTACGTCGACGAGAGCGTCGGCAGCCTGCCCGAGGCCATGGCGGTGCTGAGCCGCCGGTTCGCCGCGCAGGGGCACCGGTTCAAGGAACTGGACCGCCTGCTGGCCGCGTACCACGAGCGGCGGCACGAGGCGGAGGCCGCTCTCCTCGCCCCGCACGAGCCCGAGCGGCCCGGCCCTTCGGCGGGCAGCCTGACGGTGGCGCGGGTCGGACTGGTGGGGCTGGGCATGGTGCCCGGGGTCGGCGCCTTCGCCGGAGTCCTGGACCCCGCCCAACTGGCCCAGGGCGCCGACCGGTTGAGGGCGGGGCTCGGCGCACGCCTGCGCAACGAGGAGGACGAGCGGCTGGTCCTGTCGCCGCACGCGGTGCTCACCCCGGTCCTTGTCAGGGAGCTCACCGAGGCGGCGTCGGCCGTACCGTGGATCGTCCTGTTCTTCGACACCTACGAGCGGACGGGACCGTTCCTCGACGCCTGGCTCCACGCGGTGATGGCGACCCGGGAGCACGGCCTGCTGCCCGCCACCGTCGTCGTGGTGACCGCGGGGCAGCGCCCCTTCGACACCTCCCGCTGGGGCGGCTTCACCGACTTCGTCACCGACCTGCCCCTCGGTCCCTTCACGGAGACCGAGACGCGCGGTCTCCTCGCGGACAAGGGGGTCGTGGCGGAGCCCGTGGTCGAGGAGGTGCTGCGCCTCACGGGCGGACTGCCCCTGCTGGTCTCGACGCTGGCCGAGCAGCGCCCCGCCGACCCCGACGACATCGGCGACCCCTCGGCCACCGCCGTCGAACGCTTCCTGAAGTGGGAACCGGACCCGGTCCGCCGGGCGGTGGCCCTCGCCTGCGCCCTTCCCCGCAGCCTCGACCTGGATGTGTTCCGGGCCGCCGTGGAGTGCCCCGACGAGGACGCCGACGCGTTGTTCGGCTGGCTGCGCGGGCTGCCGTTCGTGGACGGCCGCGGCGACCGGGTCCGGTACCACGGCCTGGTCCGCGAGCCGATGCTCCGGCTGCAGCGGCGCCATTCCCCGCGCGGCTGGACCGAGCGCCACGAGAGGCTCGCGGAGGTCTTCGGCCACTGGTGCGACGAGGCGGGGACCGGCCTGCCCGATCCCGACGAGCTGTGGAAGCACGAGCCGTGGCGGCGGCTGCGGCTGGAGGCGTCGTACCACCGGCTGTGCGCCCGGCCGCGCGCGGCGCTGGGTGACGCGCTGAGCGACATGGTCGAGGCCTGCCGGACCGGTCAGGTGACCGGACGCAACTGGGCCAGGACGATCGAGGAGGCCGGAGACGCGGCGGGCGACCCGGCCCTGCGCGAACTGGGCCGGGGACTGACCGAGGCGCTGGCGGACGACGAGGACGGGGTGGCCGCGGCGATGGACCTGCTGCTGGCCCGCTCCGCCCTGCACGGCACCGGCCGCGCCCTGGCCCACGGGGTGCGGGCCAGGGAACTGCGCAACGCCGGGGAGTACGAGCGGGCCCTGGCCGAGTACGAGCGGGCCGTCGAGATCGATCCGGACGAGGCGCGGGTGCACTACGGCCGTGGCTTCACCCACCAGCTGCGGGGTGACTTCACCGCGGCGCTGGCCGCCTTCGACCGTGCGGACGAACTGCGGCCGGGCACGGGGTGGATCATCGCGGAGCGGGCGGAGACACACCGCCTGGCGGGCCGCTTCGAGGAGGCGGTGGCCGACTTCGACCGGGCCGTCGCCCTCGACCCGACGGACGTCGACTCGCTGGCCTCCCGAGCGGTGTGCCGGCACGCCCTCGACCAGTGCGAGGCGGCGCGCGCCGACTTCGACCGTGCGCTGGGCATGGACGGGACCCACGTCTGGGCGCTCGTCCGCAGGGCCCGGCTGCACCGTGACACGGACGCGTGGGACAAGGCGTTCGCCGACCTGGACCGGGCCGCCCGCCTAGAGCCGGACTCCGCCTGGGTCGCGTCGGAACGGGGTGACACCTACCGGCTCTCCGGCCGTTTCGAGGAGGCCGTCGCCGAACTCGGCCGGGCCGTCGGCCTCAAGGCCGACTACGCCTCGCCCCTGGCGGGCCGCGGGGTGTCGCACCACGAGCTGGGCGACAGCGCGCGGGCACTGGCCGATCTCGACCGCGCCGTCGCGCTGGAGCCGGACTACTCCTGGGCCCTGGTGATGCGGGCCCGGGTGAGGTGGGGTCTTGAGGACCTGTCCGGCGCGACCGAGGACCTGCGGCGCGCGCTCGCGGCGAGTCCGGACGCCGACTGGATCGAGGTCGAACTGGGCAACGCGCTCCGGATAGGGAAGAGGCACCAGGAGGCGATCACCGTCTTCCGGCACGTACTCGACCGGGACCCCGGCAACGCCTCGGCGCTCGGCTGCCTGGGAGCGACCTACCGTGACCTGAAGGACTACGAGGAGGCGCTGACCTGGCTCGACCGGGCCCTGGCCGACGGCCCGGACTACGCGTTCGCCTACGAGAAGCGGGCCGAGGTGCTCCTGGCGACCGGACGGACCGAGCGGGCCCTCGCCGACTGGGAACGGCTGATCGCCCTGGGCGCGGACGGGGACAAGGCGCGCTGCAGGATCGTGGAGACGCTGATCCACTGCGGCCGGCGGGACGAGGCGACGGCGCGGCTGTCCGAGGCGGGCCTTGAGCCGGGTCCGGACGACCCGCTCGACCTCGACCTCGACTACGTGCGCGTCGAGGTCCTCCGGCACACCGGGGAGTGGGCGCGGGCCCGGCACCTCGCGGAACGGCTCCGTGCCGAGGAACCGCTGCCGGGCACGTTCCAGCTGGCGATGACCGAGGCGCGGTCCCGGGGCAGGACGGCCGCGGAACCCTGGTGGCGTGAGCTGGAACGGCTCCTGGACACGGACGCCCCGGACGAGCTCACCCGCCGGTCGGGCCGGTGCATCATCGGCTGGGCCCTCGGGGACCGGGCCGACGCCGACCGGGGGCTGGCCGAAGTCCTGGCCATGGAACCCGAATGGGACGATCTGGCCGAGCTCGCGGACATCCTCACCGAACTCCTCGCCGGCCCCGGCGCCGATCCCTCCCGCCTCACCCCGCGCCTCACGGCGGTCACCGCGGCCCGCGACGCGATCCGGGCGCGCTACACGGACTGA
- a CDS encoding peptidoglycan recognition protein family protein: MRKKLLLNRRAVLMAAGAAAGVATGLVAVPAIGATTPATTTSGARTVRVPRTRAKSVTGAAARTVQAEFPVEHVGVSWTGPRRGASIRLIGQDGSRGAWTALQPVCGAGADGDAGDPAKSVSALVSAGGAAGYELRLPDGATDVRSTAIDTVNGPSTKVATAATVGRIEDVEYITRAGWGADESLRFKADGTENSPQAYYPAQVMTVHHTADANGAPDPAATIRSYYYLHAVTNDWGDIGYHYLIDAAGLVYEGRYSGTDGIPAHDASGKMVTAFHTSGNNSGNLGIALLGNSNEQPPTDAARRSLVRLLGALSSYHGFDPEAAVTFVNPVNGVSKNVQMINGHRDWLSTECPGTTLYGDLPALRKDAAAELSQPQV; encoded by the coding sequence GTGCGCAAGAAGCTTCTTTTGAACCGTCGTGCCGTCCTCATGGCGGCCGGTGCCGCGGCCGGCGTTGCGACCGGCCTGGTAGCCGTTCCGGCGATCGGTGCGACAACCCCCGCCACGACGACTTCGGGCGCGCGTACCGTCCGTGTGCCGCGTACGCGTGCGAAGTCCGTCACCGGTGCCGCCGCGCGGACCGTACAGGCCGAATTCCCCGTGGAGCACGTCGGTGTCAGCTGGACCGGGCCCAGGCGGGGCGCGAGCATCCGGCTGATAGGCCAGGACGGCAGCCGTGGCGCGTGGACGGCGCTGCAGCCGGTCTGCGGGGCCGGTGCCGACGGGGATGCCGGGGACCCGGCGAAGAGCGTGAGCGCGCTGGTGTCGGCCGGCGGGGCCGCCGGGTACGAGCTGCGGCTGCCGGACGGTGCGACCGACGTACGTTCCACCGCCATCGACACGGTCAACGGGCCGTCCACGAAGGTCGCCACGGCCGCGACCGTGGGGCGGATCGAGGACGTCGAGTACATCACCCGGGCCGGATGGGGTGCCGACGAGTCCCTCCGCTTCAAGGCGGACGGCACCGAGAACTCGCCGCAGGCCTACTACCCGGCCCAGGTGATGACCGTGCATCACACGGCGGACGCCAACGGCGCCCCCGACCCGGCGGCCACCATCCGGTCGTACTACTACCTCCACGCGGTCACGAACGACTGGGGCGACATCGGCTACCACTACCTGATCGACGCGGCCGGCCTCGTCTACGAGGGCCGTTACTCGGGCACGGACGGCATCCCCGCCCATGACGCGAGCGGGAAGATGGTGACCGCCTTCCACACCTCCGGCAACAACTCGGGCAACCTCGGTATCGCCCTGCTCGGCAACTCGAACGAACAGCCCCCGACGGACGCGGCCCGCCGGTCGCTCGTCCGGCTGCTGGGTGCGCTGTCCTCGTACCACGGTTTCGACCCCGAGGCCGCCGTCACCTTCGTCAACCCGGTCAACGGCGTCAGCAAGAACGTCCAGATGATCAACGGCCACCGTGACTGGCTCAGCACCGAGTGCCCCGGCACCACGCTGTACGGCGACCTTCCCGCCCTGCGCAAGGACGCCGCGGCGGAGCTGTCGCAACCCCAGGTCTGA